Proteins from a single region of Allocatelliglobosispora scoriae:
- a CDS encoding NAD(P)H-binding protein, which produces MAKTVLVTGASGFIGSHLTSALTEAGYHVRAMTRHPETYTGPGEPVAGDIADRDSLDPALAGVDVAYYLVHSLGSDDFEERDAQGARNFAAACSQAGVERIIYLGGLGVDDGELSEHLRSRREVEHLLAEGDCPVTVLRAAVVIGHGGISWELIRQLVDHLPAMVTPKWVNTRTQPIALPDVVRYLVGVLEPVEARGRVFEIGGPDVLRYIDMLTRVAAVHGKSLPYLTVPVLTPRLSSAWLALVTDVDLATARNLVDSMTNEVIVRDGNAIAEIVPGPTIGYEEAVCLAIAERNRSRPDPLVSGAR; this is translated from the coding sequence ATGGCGAAGACAGTGCTCGTGACAGGCGCGTCCGGATTCATCGGCTCCCACCTGACGTCGGCGCTGACCGAGGCGGGTTACCACGTCCGGGCGATGACCCGGCACCCCGAGACCTACACCGGGCCGGGAGAGCCGGTCGCCGGTGACATCGCCGACCGGGACAGCCTGGACCCGGCACTCGCCGGGGTCGACGTCGCCTACTACCTGGTGCACTCGCTGGGCTCCGACGACTTCGAGGAGCGCGACGCGCAGGGTGCCCGCAACTTCGCGGCCGCCTGCTCCCAGGCCGGGGTCGAGCGGATCATCTACCTCGGCGGGCTGGGTGTCGACGACGGCGAGCTGTCGGAGCACCTGCGGTCCCGGCGCGAGGTCGAGCACCTGCTCGCCGAGGGCGACTGCCCGGTGACGGTGCTTCGGGCCGCCGTGGTGATCGGGCACGGCGGCATCTCCTGGGAGCTCATCCGCCAGCTCGTCGACCACCTTCCGGCGATGGTCACCCCGAAGTGGGTCAACACCCGTACGCAGCCGATCGCCCTGCCCGACGTGGTGCGCTACCTCGTCGGCGTGCTCGAACCGGTCGAGGCCCGGGGCCGGGTCTTCGAGATCGGCGGTCCGGACGTGCTGCGCTACATCGACATGCTGACCCGGGTCGCCGCCGTGCACGGCAAATCCCTGCCCTACCTCACCGTGCCGGTGCTGACGCCGCGGCTCTCCTCGGCCTGGCTCGCCCTCGTCACCGATGTCGACCTCGCCACCGCCCGCAACCTCGTCGACTCGATGACCAACGAGGTGATCGTCCGCGACGGAAACGCCATCGCCGAGATCGTCCCGGGGCCGACCATCGGCTACGAGGAAGCGGTGTGCCTGGCGATCGCCGAGCGGAACCGATCCCGACCGGATCCGCTGGTCAGCGGCGCCCGATGA
- a CDS encoding CPBP family intramembrane glutamic endopeptidase yields MRAAIARLRLLLAPSLIDMVPRDHAQTGAAFRRRRVVVVVTLVLGAVLLGVSLSTQPGDSSFYLRTIVLALTWAVGGLLSGPLHLGYLTFRGGLRRPLITPVATGLLIGGVFLVGALVVREIPPLNAYVVDVLDHAYQGDMVPIATVTVINAVAEEIFFRGALFAAIGRVHPVLISTVIYALVTIATGNPMLVFAAVTLGFVLALQRRSSGGILAPILTHVTWSLVMLFALTPLFD; encoded by the coding sequence ATGAGGGCGGCGATCGCCCGGCTGCGACTGCTGCTGGCGCCGTCGCTGATCGACATGGTGCCGCGCGACCACGCCCAGACCGGCGCGGCCTTCCGGCGCCGCCGGGTGGTGGTCGTCGTGACCCTCGTCCTCGGTGCGGTGCTGCTCGGCGTCTCGCTCTCCACCCAGCCCGGCGACTCGTCGTTCTATCTGCGCACCATCGTCCTCGCGCTCACCTGGGCCGTGGGCGGGCTGCTCTCCGGACCGCTGCACCTGGGCTACCTGACGTTCCGGGGCGGATTGCGGCGACCGCTGATCACCCCGGTCGCGACGGGGCTGCTCATCGGCGGGGTGTTCCTCGTCGGCGCGCTGGTCGTGCGCGAGATCCCGCCGCTGAACGCCTACGTCGTCGACGTGCTGGACCACGCCTACCAGGGCGACATGGTGCCGATCGCGACGGTGACGGTGATCAACGCCGTGGCCGAGGAGATCTTCTTCCGGGGCGCCCTCTTCGCCGCCATCGGCCGGGTCCATCCGGTGCTGATCTCGACGGTGATCTACGCGCTGGTCACGATCGCGACCGGCAACCCGATGCTGGTCTTCGCCGCCGTCACCCTGGGGTTCGTGCTGGCGCTGCAGCGGCGGTCCTCCGGCGGCATCCTGGCCCCGATCCTCACTCACGTCACCTGGTCGCTGGTGATGCTGTTCGCCCTGACCCCGCTCTTCGACTGA
- a CDS encoding PepSY domain-containing protein yields the protein MRKLLAVGVAATAAALAIGAVAAASSDTPGPSASASGFPSASASAMPPVSAPASPSGSASVAAGRGAIGAAEARRLALVAVPGGSVTEIRLRDGVWKVHLTAPGGRFEVSLDAVTGALIRMERSGGAAGTPSPSRSADDHGGHGGSDDHGGSDDDHGGSDGGRGGSGRH from the coding sequence ATGCGAAAGCTTCTGGCAGTAGGAGTCGCCGCCACCGCGGCGGCGCTCGCGATCGGTGCGGTGGCAGCCGCGTCCAGCGACACCCCCGGCCCGTCGGCGAGCGCATCGGGATTCCCGTCCGCGTCGGCTTCGGCTATGCCGCCGGTCTCGGCGCCGGCTTCGCCGTCCGGGTCGGCCTCGGTTGCGGCCGGGCGCGGCGCGATCGGTGCGGCTGAGGCGCGGCGGCTCGCGCTGGTCGCCGTTCCCGGCGGGTCGGTCACCGAGATCCGGTTGCGCGACGGCGTGTGGAAGGTCCATCTGACCGCTCCGGGCGGCCGGTTCGAGGTCAGCCTGGACGCCGTGACCGGGGCCCTCATCCGGATGGAGCGGTCGGGCGGCGCCGCCGGTACGCCGAGCCCGTCCCGGTCGGCCGACGACCACGGGGGTCACGGCGGCTCGGATGATCACGGCGGCTCGGATGACGATCACGGCGGGTCCGACGGCGGCCGCGGCGGCTCGGGGCGCCACTGA